Proteins from a genomic interval of Sinobacterium caligoides:
- a CDS encoding peptidylprolyl isomerase — MKRSASLLLGTSLFLAYSQLCLAINPSVVIETNKGDITVELYADKAPITVKNFLGYVDSGYYSGTIFHRVIPNFMIQGGGLTEQMKEKATLAPIKNEADNGLYNERGTLSMARTSDPDSATSQFFINIRNNLSLDKRGGNAGYAVFGKVTDGMYVVDDIAVQPTTTKGPFSDVPVEPILINEIYVKANEKPIPIEPIRPEKQPAKPVESSVDGPVPAKIKAKDDSAPSAPKKSTETAH; from the coding sequence ATGAAACGCAGCGCTAGTCTATTACTGGGTACCAGCCTATTTTTGGCATATAGCCAGCTATGCCTTGCCATCAACCCAAGCGTGGTCATTGAGACCAACAAAGGCGACATCACTGTAGAGCTCTACGCTGACAAAGCACCGATTACCGTGAAAAACTTTCTCGGCTACGTGGATAGCGGGTACTACTCAGGGACCATCTTTCATCGAGTCATCCCCAACTTTATGATTCAGGGCGGTGGCTTAACTGAACAAATGAAAGAGAAAGCAACACTCGCCCCCATTAAGAATGAAGCAGATAACGGCCTATACAACGAGCGCGGCACGCTTTCTATGGCAAGAACCTCTGACCCTGATAGCGCGACTTCACAGTTTTTTATTAATATCCGCAACAATCTCAGCCTCGACAAACGCGGTGGAAATGCAGGCTACGCCGTCTTTGGCAAAGTCACTGACGGCATGTATGTGGTTGATGATATTGCTGTGCAACCGACCACCACCAAGGGGCCTTTCAGCGATGTGCCAGTCGAGCCCATCCTGATCAATGAGATCTACGTCAAGGCCAACGAAAAACCTATACCCATCGAGCCTATTCGCCCTGAAAAGCAGCCAGCCAAGCCTGTTGAAAGTAGCGTAGACGGGCCTGTACCCGCTAAAATAAAAGCTAAAGACGACAGCGCGCCCAGTGCACCTAAGAAGTCTACCGAGACCGCACACTAG
- a CDS encoding MBL fold metallo-hydrolase, giving the protein MAILERFSLGDLDAIRVGRANRGITLSFIIYRCDNTLIDFGPANQWQHVKPFIEEKTLDQLLLTHHHEDHSGNAHNIAKTTGLTPYTSSSLAHKMSEGIKVPYYRRIAWGSYKPTPFRTLPEHPLQLSNGDTIEALFTPGHTAEMHCFHLADRGWLFSADLYIANKISLMTAGEDVSLMIDSLQRCIELDFDTMFCAHRGIVNEGKSALIAKRNYLTELAEQCSSLWQQGHNSEHITLKLLGKEGMLKRVSNGKYCKHNLIKSCLKHHQLNPNERP; this is encoded by the coding sequence ATGGCCATTCTTGAACGATTCAGCCTCGGTGACCTCGACGCAATTCGCGTCGGCAGAGCCAACCGAGGCATCACGTTAAGCTTTATAATCTATCGTTGCGACAACACGCTTATCGACTTCGGCCCCGCCAATCAATGGCAACACGTCAAACCATTTATCGAAGAAAAGACTCTAGATCAGCTACTCTTAACCCACCACCACGAGGACCATAGCGGCAACGCGCATAATATTGCCAAAACTACCGGACTCACCCCCTACACCTCTTCATCGCTAGCCCATAAGATGAGCGAAGGTATAAAGGTACCTTACTATCGACGCATAGCGTGGGGGAGCTACAAGCCCACCCCCTTCCGAACGCTACCCGAGCACCCCCTGCAGCTGAGTAATGGCGACACCATAGAAGCCCTCTTCACCCCCGGCCACACCGCCGAAATGCACTGCTTCCACTTAGCTGATCGTGGCTGGTTATTTAGCGCCGACCTCTATATCGCCAACAAAATTAGCCTAATGACCGCAGGTGAAGATGTAAGCTTAATGATTGATAGCTTACAACGCTGTATCGAGCTTGATTTCGACACCATGTTCTGCGCTCACCGCGGCATCGTCAACGAGGGGAAGAGTGCATTAATCGCCAAACGTAACTACCTCACTGAACTTGCCGAACAGTGCTCATCTCTTTGGCAGCAGGGACACAACAGCGAGCACATTACGCTAAAGTTACTCGGCAAAGAAGGGATGCTGAAGCGTGTCAGCAACGGCAAATATTGTAAGCACAACTTAATAAAGTCCTGCCTCAAACATCATCAGCTCAACCCCAATGAGCGGCCTTAG
- a CDS encoding pyridoxine 5'-phosphate synthase — MTALSINLNKIALIRNSRDTIYPCVVKHAEMCLAAGADGITVHPRPDQRHIRADDCFELANAIDAEFNIEGNPFAAPMHSNRSGVSDYPGFMPLIRQIKPAQCTLVPDSDSQLTSDHGFDLHQDFDRLKPIIDELKELGVRSSLFMDPIPEQIELAAKLGSDRIELYTGPYAAAFDSQQGLKESIDNFAEAARVAAACGIELNAGHDLNIHNLPLFCQRLPNLLEVSIGHAFTVDCIEMGLVNAVQAYRLALTQ; from the coding sequence ATGACCGCACTCAGCATCAACCTCAATAAAATTGCACTCATTCGCAACTCTCGCGACACGATCTACCCCTGTGTCGTCAAGCACGCTGAGATGTGCCTCGCTGCAGGTGCTGACGGCATCACCGTCCACCCCCGCCCCGATCAACGACACATTCGTGCGGACGATTGTTTTGAGCTCGCCAACGCCATCGATGCTGAGTTCAACATTGAGGGCAACCCTTTCGCCGCCCCCATGCATAGCAATCGCAGTGGCGTCAGTGACTACCCTGGCTTCATGCCGCTGATTCGTCAAATCAAACCCGCACAGTGCACTCTCGTACCCGACAGCGATAGTCAGCTGACTTCGGACCATGGCTTCGACCTGCACCAAGATTTTGATCGCCTAAAACCAATCATTGACGAACTCAAAGAGCTCGGTGTGCGCAGCAGCCTCTTCATGGACCCGATCCCCGAGCAGATAGAACTGGCCGCCAAACTCGGCAGTGATCGTATCGAGCTGTACACCGGCCCCTATGCTGCAGCATTCGACTCTCAGCAGGGCCTTAAAGAATCTATCGATAATTTCGCCGAAGCTGCTCGCGTTGCTGCCGCCTGCGGCATAGAGCTTAACGCAGGCCACGACCTTAACATCCATAACTTACCACTATTCTGCCAACGACTGCCAAACCTGCTTGAGGTTTCAATAGGCCACGCTTTCACCGTAGACTGCATTGAGATGGGCCTAGTGAACGCCGTACAGGCATACCGCCTTGCTTTAACACAATAA